One window from the genome of Marinobacter sp. LV10R510-11A encodes:
- the rpoS gene encoding RNA polymerase sigma factor RpoS — translation MSAEQEGIVVDRITDVDESEDQLLAEEKTDRAAPEAAEVEGGFPTKGRYYSSSKQLDATQLYLNEIGFSPLLTPEEEVYFARLARKGEDSGRKRMIESNLRLVVKIARRYVNRGLTLLDLIEEGNLGLIRAVEKFDPERGFRFSTYATWWIRQTIERAIMNQTRTIRLPIHVVKELNLYLRAARELTQKLDHEPSAEEIAELVDRPVSNVKRMLGLNERVASMDTPIGAGGEKSLLDTVADEGAADPADVLQDNNMSACIGKWIDQLSEKQQEVLSRRFGLRGYPISTLEEVGQEIGLTRERVRQIQVEALRRLREILEKEGLTGNLLFK, via the coding sequence ATGTCAGCAGAACAAGAAGGTATCGTTGTTGATCGTATAACAGATGTTGATGAGTCCGAGGATCAGTTGCTAGCAGAAGAAAAAACCGATAGGGCCGCGCCAGAAGCTGCCGAAGTCGAGGGAGGATTCCCTACCAAAGGGCGTTACTACAGCAGCTCAAAACAACTGGACGCCACACAGTTGTACCTCAATGAAATTGGCTTTTCGCCACTCCTGACACCGGAAGAGGAAGTCTATTTTGCACGCTTGGCGCGCAAAGGTGAGGACTCTGGCCGCAAGCGAATGATTGAGAGCAACCTGCGCCTGGTTGTCAAAATTGCACGTCGCTACGTGAATCGTGGGCTTACGCTGCTGGATCTGATTGAAGAGGGTAACCTCGGGTTGATCCGGGCCGTTGAAAAGTTTGATCCGGAACGCGGCTTCCGTTTCTCCACCTATGCAACCTGGTGGATCCGCCAGACCATAGAGCGGGCTATCATGAACCAGACCCGCACTATCCGGCTGCCTATTCATGTAGTGAAGGAATTAAACCTATACCTACGAGCCGCCCGTGAACTGACGCAGAAGCTTGATCACGAGCCCTCGGCAGAAGAAATCGCCGAGCTGGTTGATAGACCGGTGAGCAACGTAAAGCGTATGTTAGGCCTTAACGAGCGCGTTGCCTCCATGGATACGCCTATCGGGGCTGGCGGTGAAAAGTCCCTGCTGGACACAGTGGCGGATGAGGGCGCGGCTGATCCTGCCGACGTGCTGCAGGACAACAACATGAGTGCCTGCATTGGAAAGTGGATAGATCAGCTCAGCGAAAAGCAGCAGGAAGTGTTGTCCCGACGGTTTGGGCTCCGGGGTTACCCGATCAGTACGCTGGAAGAAGTTGGGCAGGAAATTGGTCTAACCCGAGAAAGGGTTCGTCAGATTCAGGTAGAGGCGTTAAGGCGCTTGCGTGAAATTCTGGAAAAAGAAGGCCTGACTGGAAACCTGCTTTTCAAGTAG